In one Kitasatospora cineracea genomic region, the following are encoded:
- a CDS encoding flotillin family protein, which produces MLIGIAGGVVAGIVLLVLLFKLMWRVAEPNEALVISGSKHGEGLGFRIITGRGTLVVPGVQVVRRLSLDLNEAALDVECVTSQGIPVHVKGVVIFKVGDDPSSIANAARRFLDQQKMMGQRVHNVFAGHLRSIVGGLTVEDMIRDRERLTGETRSASGIEMEKLGLIIDSLQIQEILDPTGYITNLAAPHAAAVQRDARIAAAEADRRATEAEQEAFARKAEATRNSGIQQAGYQAEMDTAAARALQAGPLAQAAARQEVVVQETKVAELEAHRKEQQLQADVRKPADARAYETRTKAEADRDARISAAEALSRETDLKTAAEANRVKVAAAAEAEATRARGLAAAEATRATGEAQAAAEAAKGLAEAEAARAKGLAEAEATRAQGLAEAEGIKARAAALAENQEAVVAQQLAENWPAIVRAGADAFGNVEHMVLLNGAEGMSEMFAKALTMGGTGLGLARQLLTSMNTGAPAEAPAEPAPATQVIPVQADSGN; this is translated from the coding sequence ATGCTCATCGGCATCGCCGGGGGAGTCGTCGCCGGCATCGTTCTGCTGGTCCTGCTGTTCAAGTTGATGTGGCGGGTGGCGGAACCGAACGAGGCACTGGTCATCTCGGGTTCCAAGCACGGCGAGGGCCTCGGCTTCCGCATCATCACCGGACGGGGCACCCTCGTGGTGCCCGGCGTCCAGGTGGTCCGGCGGCTGTCGCTGGACCTCAACGAGGCCGCGCTGGACGTCGAGTGCGTGACCTCGCAGGGCATTCCGGTCCACGTCAAGGGCGTGGTCATCTTCAAGGTCGGCGACGACCCGTCGTCCATCGCCAACGCCGCCCGCCGCTTCCTGGACCAGCAGAAGATGATGGGCCAGCGGGTGCACAACGTGTTCGCCGGCCACCTGCGCTCCATCGTCGGCGGGCTGACCGTCGAGGACATGATCCGCGACCGCGAGCGGCTCACCGGGGAGACCCGCTCCGCCTCGGGGATCGAGATGGAGAAGCTCGGCCTGATCATCGACTCGCTGCAGATCCAGGAGATCCTGGACCCGACCGGCTACATCACCAACCTGGCCGCCCCGCACGCCGCCGCCGTCCAGCGCGACGCCCGGATCGCGGCCGCCGAGGCCGACCGCCGGGCCACCGAGGCCGAGCAGGAGGCGTTCGCCCGCAAGGCCGAGGCGACGCGCAACTCCGGCATCCAGCAGGCCGGTTACCAGGCCGAGATGGACACCGCCGCGGCCCGCGCGCTGCAGGCCGGCCCGCTCGCCCAGGCCGCCGCCCGGCAGGAGGTCGTGGTCCAGGAGACCAAGGTCGCCGAGCTGGAGGCGCACCGCAAGGAGCAGCAGCTCCAGGCCGACGTCCGCAAGCCCGCCGACGCCCGCGCGTACGAGACCCGCACCAAGGCCGAGGCCGACCGCGACGCCCGGATCTCCGCCGCCGAGGCGCTCTCCCGGGAGACCGACCTGAAGACCGCCGCCGAGGCCAACCGGGTCAAGGTCGCCGCGGCCGCCGAGGCCGAGGCCACCCGGGCCCGCGGCCTGGCCGCCGCCGAGGCCACCCGCGCCACCGGTGAGGCCCAGGCCGCCGCCGAGGCCGCCAAGGGCCTGGCCGAGGCGGAGGCCGCCCGCGCCAAGGGCCTCGCCGAGGCCGAGGCCACCCGGGCCCAGGGCCTGGCCGAGGCCGAGGGCATCAAGGCCCGCGCCGCGGCCCTCGCCGAGAACCAGGAGGCCGTCGTCGCCCAGCAGTTGGCCGAGAACTGGCCCGCCATCGTCCGGGCCGGCGCGGACGCCTTCGGCAACGTCGAGCACATGGTGCTGCTGAACGGCGCCGAGGGCATGTCCGAGATGTTCGCCAAGGCGCTCACCATGGGCGGCACCGGCCTCGGCCTGGCCCGCCAGCTGCTCACCTCGATGAACACCGGCGCCCCCGCCGAGGCCCCGGCGGAGCCCGCCCCGGCCACCCAGGTCATCCCGGTGCAGGCCGACAGCGGCAACTGA
- a CDS encoding glycosyltransferase family A protein: MTELWVIVPAYQEAARIDATLRALAAQHDRDFTLLVVDNGSTDTTPDQVLAFARTAPFPVHLLVEPEKGVGCAVDTGFRHAIDHGATLLARTDADCLPEPGWAGAARAGMLASGGLVCGRVTARRDEHGPLGRAVFRALVALGALFGRIRPAHRRRHGYLTPYRMHAGNNMAITADLYLATDGMPRRPSPTDRAFINRIRRHTTAIVHRPDMVVQNSTRRIRAYGLRGTARWYLERGPGHRSADVR, encoded by the coding sequence GTGACCGAGCTGTGGGTGATCGTCCCCGCCTACCAGGAGGCCGCCCGGATCGACGCCACCCTGCGCGCCCTCGCCGCCCAGCACGACCGCGACTTCACCCTGCTGGTCGTCGACAACGGCTCCACCGACACCACCCCCGACCAGGTGCTCGCCTTCGCACGCACCGCCCCCTTCCCGGTCCACCTGCTGGTCGAACCCGAGAAGGGCGTCGGCTGCGCCGTCGACACCGGCTTCCGCCACGCCATCGACCACGGCGCCACCCTGCTCGCCCGCACCGACGCCGACTGCCTCCCCGAACCCGGCTGGGCCGGCGCCGCCCGCGCCGGGATGCTGGCCTCCGGCGGGCTGGTCTGCGGCCGCGTCACCGCCCGCCGGGACGAGCACGGCCCGCTCGGCCGGGCCGTCTTCCGCGCCCTGGTCGCCCTCGGCGCCCTCTTCGGCCGGATCCGCCCCGCCCACCGCCGCCGCCACGGCTACCTCACCCCCTACCGCATGCACGCCGGCAACAACATGGCCATCACCGCCGACCTCTACCTCGCCACCGACGGCATGCCCCGCCGCCCCTCCCCCACCGACCGCGCCTTCATCAACCGGATCCGCCGCCACACCACCGCGATCGTCCACCGCCCCGACATGGTCGTCCAGAACTCCACCCGCCGCATCCGCGCCTACGGCCTGCGCGGCACCGCCCGCTGGTACCTCGAACGCGGCCCCGGCCACCGCAGCGCCGACGTCAGATGA
- a CDS encoding 3-oxoacyl-ACP synthase III family protein has product MDLLPRVGITAVGSHLPQRAVTSRQLQDEVAAGARLPLPDGMFEKATGIRTRRFAGPDEHPSTLALGAARRALAARGLEPADLDLLLFASASRDVCEPATAHLVQAELGSRAHALDISNACNSFLNGIDTARAMILAGRATRALVVTGETPSRAMRRDPSGLAEFRAGFAGYTFGDGAAAVLVERVDRGGILDVETQTASEHWEVGGIPGGGSRHPRGDEWSYFRGGGKELRGVFEQIGADILTRVAARTGLGWDAYARVLVHQVTLPYLERFVELTGVPADRLVVTVPELGNLASATIGVQLDRIMPELETGDRVLMVGLGGGVSLMTMVWEKS; this is encoded by the coding sequence ATGGACCTGCTGCCCCGTGTCGGAATCACCGCCGTCGGCTCCCACCTCCCGCAACGGGCCGTCACCTCACGGCAGTTGCAGGATGAGGTGGCGGCCGGCGCCCGCCTGCCGCTGCCCGACGGCATGTTCGAGAAGGCCACCGGCATCCGCACCCGCCGCTTCGCCGGGCCCGACGAGCACCCCTCCACGCTCGCCCTCGGCGCCGCCCGCCGGGCCCTGGCCGCCCGCGGACTGGAACCCGCCGACCTCGACCTGCTGCTGTTCGCCTCCGCCTCCCGGGACGTCTGCGAACCCGCCACCGCCCACCTCGTCCAGGCCGAACTCGGCTCCCGCGCCCACGCGTTGGACATATCCAACGCCTGCAACAGCTTCCTCAACGGCATCGACACCGCCCGCGCGATGATCCTGGCCGGCCGCGCCACCCGCGCCCTGGTGGTCACCGGCGAGACCCCCAGCCGGGCCATGCGCCGCGACCCGTCCGGGCTCGCCGAGTTCCGCGCGGGCTTCGCCGGCTACACCTTCGGCGACGGCGCCGCCGCCGTCCTGGTCGAACGGGTCGACCGCGGCGGCATCCTCGACGTCGAGACCCAGACCGCCTCCGAGCACTGGGAGGTCGGCGGCATCCCCGGCGGCGGCTCCCGCCACCCGCGCGGCGACGAGTGGAGCTACTTCCGCGGCGGCGGCAAGGAACTGCGCGGCGTCTTCGAGCAGATCGGCGCCGACATCCTCACCCGGGTCGCCGCCCGCACCGGCCTCGGCTGGGACGCCTACGCCCGGGTCCTGGTCCACCAGGTCACGCTGCCCTACCTGGAGCGCTTCGTGGAGCTCACCGGCGTCCCCGCCGACAGGCTGGTCGTCACCGTCCCCGAACTCGGCAACCTGGCCTCCGCCACCATCGGCGTCCAACTCGACCGCATCATGCCGGAGTTGGAGACCGGCGACCGCGTCCTGATGGTCGGCCTCGGCGGCGGCGTCAGCCTGATGACGATGGTCTGGGAGAAGTCGTGA
- the thiC gene encoding phosphomethylpyrimidine synthase ThiC — MTTFAEDTSAQQPTATGYPTPAWRKAHRQGSRPDLRVPYREVHLTDGKTVPLYDTSGPYTDPAQPTDVRRGLAPLRDPWIRQRGDVEEYEGRAARPEDDGIRHTAPRGGDLRTLDAVFPGRPRRPLRARDGVAVTQLAYAKRGLITPEMEFVALREGLEPEFVREQVARGRAVIPVNVNHPESEPSIIGTDFLVKINANIGNSAVTSSIEEEVEKMTWATRWGADTVMDLSTGRNIHTTREWILRNSPVPIGTVPLYQALEKVDGRAEELSWEVYRDTVLEQCEQGVDYMTVHAGVLLRYVPLTARRKTGIVSRGGSIMAAWCLAHHQENFLYTHFEELCDLLRAYDVTFSLGDGLRPGSIADANDEAQFAELTTLGELGRIARAKDVQVMIEGPGHVPMHKIRENMDLQKEICDEAPFYTLGPLTTDVAPGYDHITSGIGAAMIAWWGTAMLCYVTPKEHLGLPDRDDVKTGVITYKIAAHAADLAKGHPGAQAWDDALSDARFEFRWEDQFNLALDPETARAFHDETLPAEPAKTAHFCSMCGPKFCSMKISHQIRDEHGGEAEQAAIAGMAEKSAEFAAQGNRVYLPLAD, encoded by the coding sequence ATGACCACGTTCGCCGAAGACACGTCCGCCCAGCAGCCGACCGCCACCGGGTACCCGACCCCGGCCTGGCGCAAGGCCCACCGCCAGGGCAGCCGCCCCGACCTGCGGGTCCCCTACCGCGAGGTCCACCTCACCGACGGGAAGACCGTCCCGCTGTACGACACCTCCGGTCCGTACACCGACCCCGCCCAGCCCACCGACGTCCGGCGCGGCCTGGCCCCGCTGCGCGACCCCTGGATCCGCCAGCGCGGCGACGTCGAGGAGTACGAGGGCCGCGCGGCCCGGCCCGAGGACGACGGCATCCGGCACACCGCCCCGCGCGGCGGCGACCTGCGCACCCTGGACGCCGTCTTCCCGGGCCGCCCGCGCCGCCCGCTGCGCGCCCGCGACGGCGTCGCCGTCACCCAACTCGCTTACGCCAAGCGCGGGTTGATCACCCCCGAGATGGAGTTCGTCGCGCTCCGGGAGGGCCTGGAGCCGGAGTTCGTCCGCGAGCAGGTGGCCCGCGGACGGGCCGTCATCCCGGTCAACGTGAACCACCCCGAGAGCGAACCGTCCATCATCGGCACCGACTTCCTGGTGAAGATCAACGCCAACATCGGCAACTCCGCCGTCACCTCCTCGATCGAGGAGGAGGTGGAGAAGATGACCTGGGCCACCCGCTGGGGCGCCGACACCGTCATGGACCTCTCCACCGGCCGCAACATCCACACCACCCGCGAGTGGATCCTGCGCAACTCCCCCGTCCCGATCGGCACCGTCCCGCTCTACCAGGCGCTGGAGAAGGTCGACGGCCGGGCCGAGGAACTCAGCTGGGAGGTCTACCGCGACACCGTGCTCGAACAGTGCGAGCAGGGCGTCGACTACATGACCGTGCACGCCGGCGTCCTGCTGCGGTACGTCCCGCTGACCGCCCGCCGCAAGACCGGCATCGTCTCGCGCGGCGGCTCGATCATGGCCGCCTGGTGCCTGGCGCACCACCAGGAGAACTTCCTCTACACGCACTTCGAGGAACTCTGCGACCTGCTGCGCGCCTACGACGTCACCTTCTCGCTCGGCGACGGCCTGCGCCCCGGCTCGATCGCCGACGCCAACGACGAGGCCCAGTTCGCCGAACTCACCACCCTCGGCGAACTCGGCCGGATCGCCCGCGCCAAGGACGTCCAGGTGATGATCGAAGGCCCCGGGCACGTCCCGATGCACAAGATCCGCGAGAACATGGACCTGCAGAAGGAGATCTGCGACGAGGCCCCGTTCTACACCCTCGGCCCGCTGACCACCGACGTCGCACCCGGCTACGACCACATCACCTCCGGCATCGGCGCCGCGATGATCGCCTGGTGGGGCACCGCGATGCTCTGCTACGTCACCCCCAAGGAACACCTCGGCCTGCCCGACCGCGACGACGTCAAGACCGGCGTCATCACCTACAAGATCGCCGCCCACGCCGCCGACCTCGCCAAGGGCCACCCCGGCGCCCAGGCCTGGGACGACGCCCTCTCCGACGCCCGCTTCGAGTTCCGTTGGGAGGACCAGTTCAACCTGGCCCTCGACCCGGAGACCGCCCGCGCCTTCCACGACGAGACCCTCCCCGCCGAACCGGCCAAGACCGCGCACTTCTGCTCCATGTGCGGACCCAAGTTCTGTTCGATGAAGATCAGCCACCAGATCCGCGACGAGCACGGCGGCGAGGCCGAACAGGCCGCGATCGCCGGAATGGCCGAGAAGTCCGCCGAGTTCGCCGCCCAGGGCAACCGGGTCTACCTGCCGCTGGCCGACTGA